In Arthrobacter sp. CDRTa11, one DNA window encodes the following:
- a CDS encoding DUF4383 domain-containing protein gives MRTSPNRLIATVFGAVYLLVGLLGFAVTSGIGFFATEGANLIIFEVNPLHNIIHLAIGAALLYAGLKSTALARTVNAGVGAVYLLVGVLGLFLLSSPLNIIALNGADNVLHLASAVLLLGVGLSLDKSPATARA, from the coding sequence ATGCGCACATCACCGAACCGTCTTATCGCCACCGTCTTCGGCGCTGTCTACCTCCTTGTTGGTCTCCTCGGCTTCGCCGTGACCTCCGGGATAGGCTTTTTCGCCACCGAAGGCGCCAACCTCATCATTTTCGAGGTCAACCCGCTGCACAACATCATCCACCTGGCCATCGGCGCGGCTCTGCTTTATGCCGGGCTGAAGAGCACCGCGCTTGCCCGCACCGTGAACGCCGGGGTTGGGGCTGTGTACCTCCTGGTGGGCGTTCTTGGTCTGTTCCTGCTGAGTTCGCCGCTGAATATCATTGCCCTTAACGGCGCAGACAACGTGCTCCACCTGGCCAGTGCCGTGCTGCTCCTGGGCGTGGGCCTCTCGCTGGACAAGTCCCCCGCCACCGCCCGGGCCTAA
- a CDS encoding GNAT family N-acetyltransferase: protein MEDNVIVRSAQPEDVPGLAALKEAWAQLSHPVSESERREFAEDLAAWMRSQGQALLCHVAEADGQLVGMAWLVLFERVPDIHDRTRLTGDIQSVYVLPQHRQRGIGRALVRSLIDAADERGVPRVTVSANAAAAAMYSAEGFGTARYLLERSHR from the coding sequence GTGGAGGACAACGTGATCGTTAGATCGGCCCAGCCCGAAGACGTTCCGGGATTGGCCGCCTTGAAGGAAGCCTGGGCCCAACTGTCCCACCCCGTATCCGAGTCCGAGCGGCGAGAGTTTGCTGAAGACCTTGCTGCCTGGATGCGTTCACAGGGGCAGGCGCTACTGTGCCATGTGGCCGAAGCCGACGGTCAGCTTGTTGGCATGGCGTGGCTGGTGCTCTTCGAGCGGGTTCCGGACATCCATGATCGAACTCGCCTCACAGGTGACATTCAGAGCGTGTACGTGCTTCCGCAACACCGGCAGCGGGGGATCGGCCGCGCGCTGGTCCGCTCATTGATCGACGCGGCAGACGAGCGAGGCGTGCCGAGAGTGACTGTGAGCGCAAATGCCGCCGCCGCTGCGATGTATTCAGCAGAGGGCTTTGGAACTGCACGCTATCTGCTTGAACGATCTCATCGATAG
- a CDS encoding Lrp/AsnC family transcriptional regulator has translation MQALDGTDTRLLSALANDPRRTVVALAQKLGLSRNTVQARMAQLEKKHVFLSFERRINPASLGYPLMAFISVHVQQQKLGQLAHDLAGVPEILEGYGLTGSADLLLRVVALDAEDLFRINGKILACDGVDRTDTALAMGELIPFRIQPLLDRGSGDG, from the coding sequence ATGCAAGCTTTGGATGGCACAGACACTCGCCTGCTTTCAGCTTTGGCGAACGACCCCCGCCGCACCGTTGTGGCACTCGCGCAGAAGCTGGGACTGTCCCGAAACACCGTGCAGGCGCGGATGGCGCAGCTGGAGAAGAAGCACGTCTTCCTCTCCTTCGAGCGGCGCATCAACCCGGCGTCGCTGGGCTACCCCCTGATGGCGTTTATCTCAGTGCATGTCCAGCAGCAGAAGCTGGGCCAGCTGGCCCATGACCTTGCCGGCGTTCCCGAGATCCTGGAAGGGTATGGCCTCACCGGGTCCGCCGACCTTCTGCTCCGCGTTGTAGCCCTGGACGCCGAGGACCTGTTCAGGATCAACGGCAAGATCCTGGCGTGTGACGGCGTGGACCGTACGGACACTGCCCTTGCCATGGGTGAGCTTATTCCTTTCCGCATCCAACCCCTGCTGGACCGGGGATCGGGCGACGGCTGA
- the pdhA gene encoding pyruvate dehydrogenase (acetyl-transferring) E1 component subunit alpha: MSTDEAGQGGPSSRGQGNSAEHHGGSGRSLIQLITPAGERISHPEFDPWLQDITDEHLCSLYEDMTVIRRIDVEATALQRQGELALWPPLLGQEASQIGSGRALRQDDFVFSSYRENGVAYCRGVDLTSIIRVWRGNASSGWNPYTINMATPQIIIGAQTLHATGYAMGIQNDGADAVAVTYFGDGATSEGDLNEAMVFAASFQAPVVFFCQNNHWAISEPVRLQSHVHLADRATGFGIPSLRVDGNDVLAVMAATRVALDRARRGGGPTFIEAVTYRMGPHTTADDPTRYRDANELEDWAAKDPIWRVKSLLERKGLLTEELQRHVDDKADSVAREMRLACTSLPEPEPLDVFKHVYSSPNTWLDRQQDHYSRYLASFGDPAGAPSEEGAR, encoded by the coding sequence GTGTCTACAGACGAAGCGGGCCAGGGCGGACCAAGCTCCCGTGGCCAGGGCAACAGTGCAGAACACCACGGCGGATCCGGCAGGAGTCTGATCCAGCTGATCACCCCCGCGGGGGAGCGGATCAGCCATCCGGAATTCGATCCCTGGCTACAGGACATCACGGACGAGCACCTATGTTCCCTCTATGAGGACATGACGGTTATCCGGCGGATCGACGTCGAGGCCACCGCCCTGCAGCGGCAGGGTGAACTGGCCCTCTGGCCCCCGCTGTTGGGCCAGGAGGCATCGCAGATCGGCTCGGGCAGGGCCCTGCGCCAGGATGACTTTGTCTTCTCCAGTTACCGTGAGAATGGCGTGGCGTATTGCCGCGGGGTTGACCTGACCAGCATCATTCGGGTGTGGCGGGGGAACGCATCATCCGGATGGAACCCGTACACCATCAACATGGCAACTCCGCAGATCATCATCGGCGCCCAGACCCTGCACGCCACGGGGTATGCCATGGGAATCCAGAACGACGGCGCGGACGCCGTGGCGGTGACCTACTTTGGTGATGGCGCCACCAGCGAGGGCGACCTGAACGAGGCCATGGTTTTCGCTGCCAGCTTCCAGGCGCCGGTGGTCTTCTTCTGCCAGAACAACCACTGGGCCATCTCGGAGCCCGTCCGGCTGCAGTCCCACGTCCACCTTGCGGACCGGGCCACCGGCTTCGGTATTCCCAGCCTGCGGGTGGACGGAAACGATGTCCTGGCCGTGATGGCGGCGACGCGCGTCGCCCTGGACCGGGCCAGGCGCGGGGGCGGGCCCACCTTTATTGAAGCCGTCACCTACCGCATGGGCCCGCACACCACGGCCGATGACCCCACCCGCTACCGGGATGCCAACGAACTCGAGGACTGGGCCGCCAAAGATCCCATCTGGCGGGTGAAATCCCTGCTGGAACGCAAGGGCCTCCTGACGGAAGAGCTGCAGCGGCACGTGGACGACAAAGCCGACTCCGTAGCCCGCGAGATGCGTCTGGCCTGCACGTCCCTGCCCGAGCCGGAACCCCTGGATGTCTTCAAGCATGTCTACAGCTCGCCCAACACGTGGCTCGACCGGCAGCAGGACCACTACTCCCGTTACCTGGCTTCCTTCGGCGACCCCGCAGGAGCCCCGTCAGAAGAAGGTGCACGCTGA
- a CDS encoding alpha-ketoacid dehydrogenase subunit beta, translated as MTQMTFARAINAGLRKSLENDPKVILMGEDIGTLGGVFRVTDGLQKDFGKHRVVDTPLAESAIIGTAVGLAYRGYRPVVEIQFDGFIYPAFDQIVSQVAKLHYRTQGAVKMPITIRVPFGGGIGSPEHHSESPEAYFTHTSGLRVVSVSNPQDAHTVIQQAISCDDPVLYFEPKRRYHDKGEVDESLDPRTALPMDAARVLTQGTDVTLVAYGPLVKTALDAAIAAADEGVSIEVIDLRSLAPVDYATLEASVRKTGHLVITHEAGQSGGLGAEVAASITERCFYHLEAAPVRVTGFDIPYPYSKLEMHHLPGLDRILDGVDRALGRPNSLSGLEG; from the coding sequence ATGACCCAGATGACCTTTGCCCGCGCCATTAATGCCGGCCTGCGCAAGTCCCTCGAGAACGATCCCAAGGTCATCCTGATGGGGGAGGACATCGGCACCCTCGGTGGTGTTTTCAGGGTGACGGACGGGCTCCAAAAAGACTTCGGCAAACATCGGGTGGTGGATACCCCGCTGGCCGAATCCGCGATCATCGGCACCGCCGTCGGCCTGGCCTACCGGGGCTACCGTCCTGTGGTGGAAATCCAGTTCGACGGTTTCATCTACCCCGCGTTCGACCAGATCGTGAGCCAGGTGGCCAAGCTGCATTACCGGACCCAGGGTGCTGTCAAAATGCCCATCACCATCCGCGTGCCTTTTGGCGGCGGCATTGGCTCGCCCGAGCATCACTCGGAATCTCCGGAGGCCTACTTCACCCACACCTCAGGCCTGCGCGTGGTCAGCGTATCCAACCCCCAGGACGCCCACACGGTCATTCAGCAGGCCATTTCCTGCGATGATCCGGTGCTGTATTTCGAACCCAAGCGCCGCTACCACGACAAGGGCGAAGTGGATGAGTCGCTCGATCCGCGGACCGCGCTGCCGATGGACGCAGCCCGGGTGCTCACGCAGGGCACGGATGTCACTTTGGTGGCCTATGGCCCCCTGGTCAAGACCGCGCTGGATGCCGCCATCGCCGCCGCGGACGAAGGAGTGTCCATCGAAGTCATCGACCTGCGCTCGCTGGCCCCCGTGGACTACGCCACGCTGGAGGCCTCGGTGCGGAAGACGGGCCACCTGGTCATAACCCATGAAGCAGGCCAGTCCGGCGGGCTGGGGGCCGAGGTTGCGGCCAGCATCACCGAACGGTGTTTCTACCATCTGGAGGCAGCGCCGGTCCGGGTTACCGGCTTTGACATTCCCTACCCCTATTCCAAGCTGGAAATGCACCACCTTCCGGGGCTGGACAGGATCCTTGACGGTGTGGACCGCGCCCTGGGCCGCCCCAACTCGCTCAGCGGGCTGGAAGGGTGA
- a CDS encoding dihydrolipoamide acetyltransferase family protein produces MIKEFRLPDLGEGLTESEILSWKVGVGDTVKLNQVIAEVETAKAVVELPSPFAGVITALHEQPGTIVEVGKPIVSFEVADDAGGSPSASTPVERDAGDVPAEFDVNENPAPSVTEPAAAGAAEAGTAKRQPNLVGYGAVVESSSRPARRPRTMISKHPVSHMTVVNAPAPSQHVAETSAPAAGAPGASGERPKSTPPVRKLAKDLGVELGTVTGTGPGGLITREDVQNFVDGGDLAAAHHSVTVPDREARDREVTAGQAGTPGEREVRTPIKGVRKFTAAAMVSSAFTAPHVTEFLTADVTPSMELLDKLKASRTFAGYKLTPLTLVAKAVLIALRRNSSLNSRWDEERQEIVQFNYVNLGIAAATPRGLTVPNIKDADRLSLLELSEALTGLTETARAGKTTPADLSGGTVSITNIGVFGIDAGTPILNPGEAAILAMGAVRRMPWEYQGEVALRQVMTLSLSFDHRLVDGEQGSRFLADVGAILAEPGMVLTMV; encoded by the coding sequence ATGATCAAGGAATTCAGGCTTCCGGATCTCGGCGAGGGACTGACCGAATCCGAAATCCTCAGCTGGAAAGTCGGTGTTGGGGACACGGTCAAACTCAACCAGGTCATCGCCGAGGTTGAAACCGCCAAAGCCGTGGTTGAACTGCCTTCCCCGTTCGCGGGCGTCATCACCGCCCTCCACGAACAACCCGGCACCATCGTGGAGGTGGGCAAGCCTATCGTCTCCTTTGAAGTAGCGGACGACGCCGGTGGGTCACCTTCCGCAAGTACGCCCGTTGAGCGGGACGCCGGGGACGTACCTGCGGAATTCGACGTCAATGAAAATCCCGCGCCCAGCGTGACTGAACCTGCGGCGGCGGGCGCGGCTGAGGCGGGCACCGCCAAACGGCAGCCGAACCTGGTTGGCTACGGCGCCGTCGTCGAAAGTTCCAGCCGCCCCGCCCGGCGGCCCCGGACGATGATTTCAAAACATCCGGTCTCCCACATGACTGTGGTCAACGCTCCCGCGCCCTCACAGCATGTTGCTGAAACCTCGGCACCCGCGGCCGGCGCCCCCGGTGCAAGTGGCGAACGGCCCAAATCCACTCCTCCTGTCCGGAAGCTGGCCAAGGACCTCGGAGTTGAGCTGGGCACCGTGACGGGAACCGGACCCGGCGGACTGATCACCAGGGAAGACGTGCAGAACTTTGTGGACGGCGGCGATCTGGCGGCAGCCCACCATTCCGTCACGGTTCCCGACAGGGAAGCCCGGGATAGGGAAGTAACAGCGGGGCAGGCGGGTACACCAGGCGAGCGGGAGGTCCGCACACCCATCAAGGGTGTCCGCAAATTCACCGCCGCGGCAATGGTCTCCAGCGCATTCACAGCACCACACGTGACCGAGTTCCTGACGGCGGACGTGACGCCCAGCATGGAGCTGCTCGACAAGTTGAAGGCCAGCCGGACTTTTGCCGGGTACAAGCTCACGCCGCTCACGCTCGTCGCAAAGGCCGTCCTGATTGCGCTGCGGCGGAATTCCTCGCTGAACTCACGGTGGGACGAAGAGCGCCAGGAGATCGTGCAGTTCAACTATGTGAACCTGGGAATCGCAGCGGCAACCCCGCGTGGCCTCACAGTTCCCAATATCAAGGATGCGGACAGGCTGTCCCTGCTGGAACTCTCGGAGGCCCTGACCGGATTGACGGAGACGGCGCGGGCAGGAAAGACCACACCCGCTGACCTGTCAGGGGGAACTGTGTCCATCACCAACATCGGAGTCTTTGGGATCGACGCCGGAACTCCCATCCTGAATCCGGGCGAGGCAGCCATCCTGGCCATGGGTGCGGTCCGCAGGATGCCGTGGGAGTACCAGGGGGAGGTTGCCCTCCGCCAGGTCATGACGCTGAGCCTGTCCTTTGACCACCGGCTGGTGGACGGGGAGCAGGGCTCCCGGTTCCTGGCCGACGTCGGCGCCATCCTGGCCGAGCCCGGTATGGTCCTGACCATGGTCTAG
- a CDS encoding TetR/AcrR family transcriptional regulator — protein sequence MPTTQAAQSVQPNPSNQHSQRAQTTQRSQAKENRRQALLSAAASLFAVNGYNRVSLEDLGAAAGVSGPAVYRHFTGKQAVLGDLLLTVSRDLLDGGRNVLAETTDPLAALGRLVAFQVDFALGKPDVIRVQDRDFSNLTEQDQAEVRALQRSYVELWVEVLAALHPSTDAAELRMRAHATFGLINSTPHSVRSHGRRVAPKTARPLLEGMALAALTADVRTN from the coding sequence GTGCCCACCACACAGGCCGCGCAATCTGTCCAGCCCAACCCGTCAAACCAGCACAGCCAGCGCGCCCAGACCACCCAGCGGAGCCAGGCCAAGGAAAACCGGCGGCAGGCCCTGCTGTCCGCCGCCGCATCCCTGTTTGCGGTGAACGGCTACAACCGCGTATCCCTGGAGGACCTTGGTGCTGCGGCGGGGGTCAGCGGGCCGGCCGTGTACCGCCACTTCACCGGGAAGCAGGCAGTCCTGGGTGACCTGCTCCTGACTGTCAGCCGCGACCTCCTCGATGGCGGCCGGAATGTGCTGGCCGAGACGACGGATCCGCTGGCCGCCTTGGGCCGCCTGGTGGCATTCCAGGTGGACTTTGCGCTGGGCAAGCCGGACGTCATCCGGGTCCAGGACCGGGACTTCAGCAACCTCACCGAGCAGGACCAGGCGGAGGTCCGGGCCCTGCAGCGCAGCTACGTTGAGCTCTGGGTGGAGGTGCTCGCCGCGCTGCACCCCTCAACCGATGCCGCGGAGCTGCGGATGCGGGCCCACGCCACGTTCGGCCTCATCAACTCCACGCCGCACTCCGTGCGCAGCCACGGCCGCCGGGTGGCCCCCAAGACAGCCCGTCCGCTCCTGGAGGGCATGGCGCTGGCGGCTCTGACCGCGGACGTCCGGACGAACTAG
- a CDS encoding carboxyl transferase domain-containing protein, which translates to METLVSRLDASSEAFAANHAAQAALAGELRDTLAQTALGGPEKSRERHVARGKLLPRERIDQLLDEGSPFLEIAPLAANGMYDNESPGAGVIAGIGLVHGRHVLVVSNDATVKGGTYYPMTVKKHLRAQEIAWENRLPCIYLVDSGGAFLPKQDEVFPDKEHFGRIFYNQARLSAAKIPQIAAVLGSCTAGGAYVPAMSDETVIVRNQGTIFLGGPPLVKAAIGEIVTAEELGGGEVHSRVSGVTDHLAENDEHALQIVRDIVATLPKPAAPAWDVETAVEPVADPAGLYGAVPTDVNAQYDVHEVIARLVDGSRFHEFKKEYGTTLVTGFARLHGHPVGIVANNGVLFSESSLKGAHFIELCDQRGIPLVFLQNISGFMVGRDSEQGGIAKNGAKMVTAVATARVPKLTVVIGGSFGAGNYSMCGRAYSPRFLWMWPASRISVMGGNQASSVLATVKRDQYEAAGQDWSAADEEAFKAPIRQQYEDQGSPYYSTARLWDDGVIDPADTRTVLGLALDVVSRTPLPETSFGLFRM; encoded by the coding sequence ATGGAGACCCTCGTCAGCCGGCTAGACGCCAGCAGTGAAGCGTTCGCCGCAAACCATGCAGCCCAGGCCGCGCTCGCCGGCGAACTGCGGGACACGCTGGCCCAAACGGCGTTGGGTGGTCCGGAGAAGTCGCGTGAACGGCATGTGGCCAGGGGCAAGCTCCTGCCGCGGGAGCGGATCGATCAGTTGCTGGATGAGGGCAGTCCTTTTTTGGAGATCGCCCCGCTTGCGGCCAACGGCATGTATGACAACGAGTCTCCTGGCGCCGGAGTGATTGCCGGCATCGGCCTGGTCCATGGCCGGCATGTGCTGGTGGTTTCCAATGACGCCACGGTCAAGGGCGGCACCTACTATCCCATGACGGTGAAGAAGCACCTCCGCGCCCAGGAGATCGCGTGGGAGAACCGGTTGCCGTGCATCTATCTGGTGGATTCGGGCGGGGCGTTTTTGCCGAAGCAGGATGAGGTGTTTCCGGATAAGGAGCATTTCGGCCGGATCTTCTACAACCAGGCCAGGCTCTCGGCCGCCAAGATCCCGCAGATCGCGGCGGTGCTGGGGTCCTGCACTGCCGGCGGTGCGTATGTTCCGGCGATGAGTGATGAGACGGTGATTGTCCGCAACCAGGGGACTATTTTCTTGGGCGGGCCGCCGCTGGTGAAGGCCGCGATCGGGGAGATTGTGACGGCCGAGGAGCTTGGCGGCGGGGAGGTTCATTCACGGGTCTCCGGGGTGACGGACCACCTGGCCGAAAACGATGAGCATGCGCTGCAGATTGTCCGTGACATCGTGGCGACGCTGCCGAAACCGGCGGCCCCGGCGTGGGACGTGGAAACCGCCGTCGAACCCGTCGCTGACCCGGCCGGACTGTATGGGGCCGTGCCTACGGACGTCAACGCGCAGTATGACGTCCACGAGGTCATTGCCCGGCTGGTGGACGGCAGCAGGTTCCATGAATTCAAGAAGGAATACGGCACCACCCTGGTGACGGGCTTCGCCCGGCTGCACGGGCACCCGGTGGGGATTGTGGCCAATAACGGGGTGCTTTTCAGTGAGTCTTCGTTGAAGGGCGCGCATTTCATTGAGCTGTGTGACCAGCGCGGGATCCCGCTGGTGTTCTTGCAGAACATCTCCGGTTTTATGGTGGGCCGGGATTCGGAGCAGGGCGGCATCGCGAAGAACGGCGCGAAGATGGTCACCGCGGTGGCGACGGCACGGGTGCCCAAGCTGACGGTGGTGATCGGCGGCTCGTTCGGTGCCGGGAATTATTCGATGTGCGGGCGGGCGTATTCGCCGCGGTTTTTGTGGATGTGGCCGGCGTCGCGGATCTCGGTCATGGGCGGGAACCAGGCCTCCAGTGTGTTGGCCACCGTGAAGCGGGACCAGTACGAGGCCGCCGGCCAGGACTGGTCCGCGGCGGATGAGGAGGCGTTTAAGGCCCCGATCCGGCAGCAGTACGAGGACCAGGGCAGCCCGTACTATTCCACGGCGCGTTTGTGGGATGACGGTGTGATTGACCCGGCCGATACCCGTACCGTGCTGGGGCTGGCGCTTGACGTCGTCTCCCGCACCCCGCTGCCGGAAACCTCCTTCGGCCTCTTCAGGATGTGA
- a CDS encoding acetyl/propionyl/methylcrotonyl-CoA carboxylase subunit alpha — translation MTEAPQLTQPAVTPALFGTVLVANRGEIACRVIRTLRALGIRSVAVYSDADAGARHVREADVAVRIGPAAAAESYLKIEAIIRACRETGAQAVHPGYGFLSENVDFARALEAAGITFIGPGVESLNVMGDKIRSKNHVSGYGVPVVPGIAEPGMTDAQLVEAADAVGFPLLIKPSAGGGGKGMHIVESPGELAATLATARRVAASAFGDDTLFLERLIRTPRHIEVQVLADNHGNVIHLGERECSLQRRHQKVIEEAPSPLLESLADGAAVRERIGEAACQAARSVNYTGAGTVEFLVSDEAPDEFFFMEMNTRLQVEHPVTEMVTGVDLVEWQVRIAAGEALTVAQADVELKGHAVEARVYAEIPEKNFLPSTGTVLLLDELPARPQRPSAPARTEVATGEGRVRVDSSLREGLEISSNYDPMMAKVVAWGGDRTAALDTLDEALAGYTALGLETNVEYLRLLINDDDVRAGHLDTGLIERKLPGFTFRHVDDAELVAAALYAMAKEEEDTRQAPSDLWHTRSGWRLGAAAPRPISLGTPDGGVATVRVSGGRVLDGPVMVTVDNGPGREASLEFRSRRDAVLSLAGETVQYSLAPVYRGAVVPTWDKPTPAWPTELFLGTGGWSCRLEVLTRESRLARVLAAIQRQEGAADPAVRSPMPGTVVSVSVGDGEHVKTGQVLLSVEAMKMEHQLLAPLAGTVLLGVGPGDLVKVDQVLATIHPDPDPDPESETELHQAPGQTQHDPIITGKGA, via the coding sequence ATGACTGAAGCACCCCAACTGACTCAGCCGGCCGTGACGCCGGCACTGTTCGGTACCGTCCTCGTGGCGAACCGGGGCGAAATCGCCTGCCGGGTGATCCGGACCCTGCGTGCCCTGGGGATCCGTTCGGTGGCTGTGTACAGCGACGCCGACGCCGGTGCCCGGCACGTGCGAGAAGCGGACGTCGCTGTCCGGATCGGTCCGGCCGCGGCGGCCGAGAGCTACCTGAAGATCGAGGCCATCATCCGGGCGTGCCGGGAGACCGGCGCCCAGGCGGTGCACCCCGGGTACGGGTTCCTGAGTGAGAACGTCGACTTCGCCCGTGCCCTGGAAGCCGCGGGAATCACGTTCATCGGGCCGGGCGTGGAGTCCCTGAACGTGATGGGGGACAAGATCCGGTCCAAGAACCACGTATCCGGCTACGGCGTCCCGGTGGTCCCGGGCATCGCCGAGCCGGGCATGACCGACGCCCAGCTGGTTGAGGCCGCGGACGCCGTCGGCTTCCCCCTGCTGATCAAGCCGTCCGCGGGCGGCGGCGGCAAAGGCATGCACATCGTGGAAAGCCCCGGGGAGCTGGCAGCCACCCTTGCCACCGCCCGGCGCGTCGCCGCCAGTGCGTTCGGGGACGACACGCTGTTCCTGGAGCGGCTGATCCGCACGCCGCGGCACATCGAGGTCCAGGTCCTCGCGGACAACCACGGCAACGTGATCCATCTGGGCGAGCGTGAGTGTTCGCTGCAGCGCCGGCACCAAAAGGTCATCGAGGAGGCACCGTCGCCGCTGCTGGAATCCCTCGCCGACGGCGCCGCGGTGCGCGAACGGATCGGCGAGGCCGCGTGCCAGGCGGCCCGGAGCGTGAACTACACCGGGGCCGGGACGGTGGAATTCCTGGTCTCCGACGAGGCCCCGGACGAGTTCTTCTTTATGGAAATGAACACCCGCCTCCAGGTCGAACACCCCGTCACGGAAATGGTCACCGGCGTGGACCTGGTCGAATGGCAGGTCCGGATCGCCGCCGGTGAGGCGCTCACCGTGGCCCAGGCCGACGTCGAACTCAAGGGCCACGCCGTCGAAGCCCGGGTCTACGCCGAAATCCCCGAAAAGAACTTCCTGCCCTCCACCGGCACCGTCCTGCTGCTGGACGAACTGCCGGCCCGGCCGCAGCGCCCCAGCGCCCCGGCCCGCACGGAAGTGGCTACCGGCGAGGGCCGCGTTCGGGTGGATTCCTCCCTGCGCGAGGGCCTGGAAATCTCGTCGAACTACGATCCCATGATGGCCAAAGTGGTGGCCTGGGGCGGGGACCGGACGGCCGCCCTGGACACGCTGGATGAAGCACTTGCCGGCTATACGGCGCTCGGGCTGGAGACGAACGTTGAATACCTCCGGCTCCTGATCAACGATGACGACGTCCGCGCCGGGCACCTGGACACCGGCCTGATCGAGCGCAAGCTGCCGGGCTTCACCTTTCGCCATGTGGACGACGCCGAACTGGTGGCCGCGGCCCTTTATGCCATGGCGAAGGAAGAAGAGGACACGCGCCAAGCGCCATCGGATCTTTGGCATACCCGCAGCGGCTGGCGGCTCGGCGCAGCGGCGCCCCGGCCGATCAGCCTCGGAACGCCCGACGGCGGCGTCGCAACGGTGCGCGTATCCGGCGGCCGGGTTCTTGACGGGCCAGTCATGGTCACCGTGGACAACGGGCCGGGGCGCGAAGCGTCACTGGAGTTCCGCTCCCGTCGGGACGCGGTGCTGAGCCTTGCGGGGGAAACGGTGCAGTACTCCCTCGCGCCGGTGTACCGGGGTGCGGTAGTTCCCACCTGGGATAAGCCCACTCCAGCCTGGCCTACCGAACTCTTCCTGGGAACCGGCGGATGGTCCTGCCGCCTGGAGGTGCTGACCCGGGAATCGCGGCTCGCCCGGGTACTTGCGGCCATCCAACGCCAGGAAGGTGCCGCGGATCCGGCCGTGCGCTCTCCGATGCCCGGCACCGTGGTATCCGTTTCCGTCGGCGACGGCGAACACGTAAAAACCGGCCAGGTGCTGCTCTCGGTGGAAGCCATGAAAATGGAGCACCAACTGCTGGCGCCGCTGGCCGGCACCGTCCTCCTCGGCGTGGGCCCGGGCGACCTTGTGAAAGTGGACCAGGTCCTCGCCACGATCCACCCGGACCCGGACCCGGACCCGGAGTCAGAGACTGAGCTACACCAGGCCCCGGGGCAGACCCAACACGATCCGATCATTACTGGCAAGGGAGCCTAG